Sequence from the Amycolatopsis sp. NBC_00345 genome:
GGCCATCAGCTCACGGGCCTGCGGCTCCATCCACGTGGTGACGAACGTGGCGAGGTTGAGCCGTGCGTTGCCGTCGAGCATCAGCTCGTCGCGAACCAGCTGCAACGCGGTGTCCGGCGGCAGCGAGTCGTCCGGCAGCCTGTCGTGGGGCATCACGAAATCCGCCGCCAATGCCGGGTTTGCCCCGGCATACAGCGGATTCGTGCCCGCTTGGCGTTCCGGCCGGTCTTGTCGCCCCTGATGCAGCACCATGATCCGACCGTACTGCGCCGCGCGGGTCCGGACACCCCACGACGCCTGCCCGGATCAGACCGACGCGGAGAGCGCGACCTCGATGTTGCCGCGGGTGGCGTTGGAGTACGGGCACACCTGGTGCGCCTGCGCCACCAGCTTGTCGGCCTCCGCCTGGTCCAGGCCGGGCAGCGTGACGTGCAGGGCGACGCCGAGCTTGAAGCCGACCTCCTGCTTGTACAGGCTGACCTCGGCGTTCACCGTCGACTCGGGCAGCTTCACCTTCGCCTCGCGCGCGACGGCCTGCAGGGCGCTGTGGAAACAGGCCGAGTAGCCCGCGGCGAACAGCTGCTCCGGGTTGGTCTTGTCACCGCCGGGACCGCCCATCTCCTTGGGGATCGCCAGCGACTCGTCGATGACCCCGTCGGACGAGGTGACCTCGCCGTTGCGGCCCGCGCCGCGTGCCGTCGCCGCGGCGGTGTAGATCGCGTCAGCCATGGTTTCGCCTGCTTCCTCGTCGGAACGCCGCTGTCGGCGTCTCAGTGGTGCCAACATTCCGCACCAGCTGAACCTAACCACCACATGGCGAGCATCACGACCTGATCCCCGGGGACCTCAGCGCGCGCGAGCCGTCGCGAACTCCGCGACCTGCTGGCCGATGAGCCGCAGCGTGCGCACGCTCTTCTCGTCGGAGGCGCCGCCGGCCTCGTCGAACTTGGTCTCGGCGGAGTTGATGGAAGCACCCAGCGGGGTGGCCCAGCCGCGCAGCGCGTGCGTGATCGTGCGCAGCTGGTCGAGCGTGGTGACGGCGGCCTGCCAGCCGAAGGCGACGGCGGCGAGGCCGACCGCGCGGCCGTCGAGGTACGGGCGGGTGTCCTCGCGCAGGTCCTCGACGTAGTCCAGG
This genomic interval carries:
- a CDS encoding organic hydroperoxide resistance protein → MADAIYTAAATARGAGRNGEVTSSDGVIDESLAIPKEMGGPGGDKTNPEQLFAAGYSACFHSALQAVAREAKVKLPESTVNAEVSLYKQEVGFKLGVALHVTLPGLDQAEADKLVAQAHQVCPYSNATRGNIEVALSASV
- a CDS encoding NADPH-dependent FMN reductase is translated as MTSANTVRVLGIGGSLREGSQSERALRIALGAAAELGVTTELIPGPELVLPFYDTAVRERNERASRLIDEIRRADGVIVVSPGYHGALSGLVKNALDYVEDLREDTRPYLDGRAVGLAAVAFGWQAAVTTLDQLRTITHALRGWATPLGASINSAETKFDEAGGASDEKSVRTLRLIGQQVAEFATARAR